A region of the bacterium genome:
CATGAACGCCCGATGTAATAATGGGCTGTCTGGGAATGCGGGTTTCTGGTGAAAATGGAATTCGCCTTGCCTCTATTTTTTGTAGCAGAGATGGCGGCTTCCTGACATAATGCGCCGCCAAATTGGAGCAAGCAGCATGAGGCGCATATGAATTACGCACAACAAAAAGCAACAGGAAATGTCGTGATCCTGCCGTCCCTTCTGGCGGCTGATTTCGGGCATCTGGCGGATGGGGTCAAACGGGCCGAATCGGCCGGTGCCGATGGGCTGCATCTGGACATCATGGATGGTCATTTCGTTCCTAATTTGAGCATGGGGCCGGACGTGGTGGCCATGGCGAACCGGACCTCCTCCATTCCGTTGAGCGTCCACTTGATGATGTCCAAGCCGGAAGCCTATCTGCACCCCTTCATTAAAGCCGGCGCTGACGTGCTCCTGATCCATATCGAAAGTGAAGGGGATATCCGAGGCATGTTGCAGACGATCCGTCAGCTCGGGGCGCGTCCCGGCATTACCCTGAACCCCGATACCCCTGCGGAGTCGGTCTACGAGGTGCTGTCGGAGGTGGATGAGGTGCTCTGTATGAGCGTGCATCCCGGGTATGGCGGACAGGCTTTTATCCAGTCGGTGCTGCCGAAAATCAAAACCCTCCGCTCGACCATCAAGGCCCGCGGTCTGGATGTGGATATCAATGTGGATGGCGGGA
Encoded here:
- the rpe gene encoding ribulose-phosphate 3-epimerase; translated protein: MNYAQQKATGNVVILPSLLAADFGHLADGVKRAESAGADGLHLDIMDGHFVPNLSMGPDVVAMANRTSSIPLSVHLMMSKPEAYLHPFIKAGADVLLIHIESEGDIRGMLQTIRQLGARPGITLNPDTPAESVYEVLSEVDEVLCMSVHPGYGGQAFIQSVLPKIKTLRSTIKARGLDVDINVDGGIDLKTVSLAAAAGANVFVAGTSLYRASDMREAVATMRLLAAQTYDSMKD